Part of the Flagellimonas eckloniae genome, ACCATTAGAGGAAAAAGTGCGGTAGCACTACCAAGGAGTACGCCAAACCAAGTGGCTCTTCCAACACCCAGCTTGTTGATTATTTTGGATGCTAATGGAAAAATGGTAAATACACCTAAGGAAAGACAGAAAATTGCTATTCCCAAATCGGCCTTATCGATTCCAAGTTTATCCTTTACAGTAGGAATATAGATGGCCCACGTACCAAACCAAATATTAAGGCTTGCAAAAACCCATGCTGGAGCAAAATATCTTGGATTGGAAAATATGAGTTGGAGTGATTTCATTTTAGTTTATATCCATACAAAATAACTAAGCCTTTAAGAGAATTGGTAGTATGAAGTATTCTAATATTGAGACATTTTATTCTTTTTCATCTTTCTCAATTCTATTTTTAGGTAGTTTTACCATATGAAGCCAATGTTAGAGGCAATCAATGTCAATGTCAACTCTTCTTTTAAGGTTGAGTCGTATAACGCGGCCAACAATTGCGAATCTACCGGTTGGCATATTCACCCGGAGTTTGAACTAGTCTATGTGAAAAATGGTACGGGATGTCTGCATGTGGGTTCAAAAAAAAGGGACTATACCAATGGTGCCTTAATTTTTTTAGGTGGAAATATTCCTCATGCAGATTTTGGAAATAAGGACCACAAGGATAGTATGGAAATCGTTATCCAGTTTAAAAAGGAGTTTTTGGTTGAAAAATTAAAGGTCTTTCCTGAATTAAAAGGAATTAAGAAGTTGATTGAAAAATCAAATCAGGTTTTGATTTTTGATGAAAAAACAAAATTTGCATCGTGGAACTATTTCAAAAGGTTTGAAACCTTAGATAACCAAGGAAAGTTAATCAACCTATTGTCCATTTTGGATTACCTATCTAAAAATGGGTCTTATGAAAGTTTATTTGATACCATTTCCTTAAACGGATTCAAAAAAGTTGAGATTTCAAGATTGGAGAAAACCTTTGAATATGTGAACAACAATTATCACAAGAACATTTCAGTAACTGAAATTTCAGACCGACTTGGCTATACACCCAACTCCTTTTGCAGGTTTTTTAAAAAAATGACCCATCAACGATTTATAAGTTTTGTGAATGAGTTTCGAATAGGAAAGGCTGTGGAACTATTAAGCGAAAATAATATGGCAATTATTGAGGCCATGTACAAATCTGGATTCAATGATCCCTCCTATTTTGCGCGTCAATTTAAAAAATACCAAGGAGTTACTCCAACCGACTATGTAAACAAAAGGTATCCTCAACTACTTTTGAAGGATTCCTTGCTTTAAGACCTGTCCAAAATTGTACATATCCACAAAAGAACTATAGAATGGAGCTGGGGCCAACCGTATCACATTTGGTTCTCTCCAATCTGTAATAACTCCATTTTTCATAAGGTAATCAAACAGTGTTTTGCCTTCTCCGTGTAAAAAGACTGAAAGTTGACAACCTCTTTCTTTAGGCGTAATTATTTCAAAGGAACTCTCCACCTCCTTGTCAATCTCTTTTAGCACAAACTCCAGGTAAGACACAATTTTTTGCTGCTTTTCAATAAGCGCATCCATTCCCACCTCATCAAATAACTCCAAAGAAGCTAAATAGGGAGCAATGGACAATATTGGAGGATTACTCAATTGCCAGGCATCTGCCGTTTCAATGGGGTCAAACTCTGGTTGCATCAAGAAACGTGTTTCCTTCTTTGTTCCCCACCAGCCTTCAAAGCGGGGAATATCTTTTCTGTTCAGATGCTTTTCATTCACAAAAATACCTGAGGCGTTCCCTGGGCCACTGTTCATATATTTATAGCTGCACCATGCTGCAAAATCTACGTTCCATTCATGTAGTTTCAGCTCCACATTACCGGCCGCATGTGCTAAATCCCATCCTACAAAAGCTCCGACCGATTTTCCTGCTTGTGTAATCGATTTCATGTCAAATACTTGACCATTGTAATAATTTACCCCTCCTAGTAATACCAAGGCAAGCTCATCCCCTACCTCTTCAATTTTATTTAGTATGTCTTCCACCAACCATGAATGCTCGCCTTCTCTCTTTTTGACTTCTACAATAGCTTCTTTTGGATCAAATCTGTGAAATCTTACCTGGCTTTGCAACATATATTGATCGGACGGAAATGCTTTTTCCTCACAGATAATTTTGAAACGCTTTTGGTTCGGCCGGTAAAAGGAAACCATCAACAAATGAAGATTCACGGTTAGCGTATTCATAACAGAAATCTCCTGGGTCTTGGCGCCCACAACTTTCCCCAAACCATTTGCCAAACGCTCATGGTAATCCCACCATGGCTTTTCGGCATAAAAATGACCCTCCACTGCAAGTTCCCGCCAATCTTTCATAACATCATCAACAAATTTCTGGGTCCGTTTTGGTTGTAATCCCAAAGAGTTACCAGTAAAATAGATAACGTCTTTGCCATTTACCTGCGGATAGTGGAATTCTTGTCTGTATTTAGATAGTGCGTCTTCTGCATCTAGAAATTGGGCAAATTCTAAGGAATTTTGGAAAGTCATAACTTAATGAAGTCTTATTTGTAAATCTAACTCTTATAAATGATTTATTCCAAGCGCATTTCTATCATATGCCTTTTAAAACCAACTTTTTCGTAAGCTTTTATTGCAGGAAGGTTATCGCTATAAACTGTCAATCTAATTTCCGTAAGACCTTTTGTGTATGACCATTTTTTAAGTTCATCAACAATTTGGGCATTTACGCCCTTTCCCCTGAAATCTGGGTCCGTAAACATAAACCCTAAATAAGAATAGTTTTTATGATTAAGGTAATGCCTTGCTTTTTTGCAAATTGCATAGCCTGAAGCAATGATTCTCTTATCAGATTCAGCAACCACGACACTTGCGTTTTCATTCAAAATCATTTGCTTTAAATCATAATAATTAATTGGATCATCATCCAAAGTAGTATCAAAAGGCCTTTCCGCTTTTATAATTTCCTGTTCAAAGCTCAAAAGAACGGGTAAATCATCCAAGCTGGCATTTCTTATCTTAAAATCGACAGATTCCATAATCTTCCAATTAAAAATTCAAATTCTAATGTAGTTCTTTTCTATATTTTTACGAAAATTTAAAGATGCATTTCCTATCTCCTTTATTGGAAAACTACATAACGGATAATTCAGAAGACGAGCCAAAACTTCTTACA contains:
- a CDS encoding GNAT family N-acetyltransferase; its protein translation is MESVDFKIRNASLDDLPVLLSFEQEIIKAERPFDTTLDDDPINYYDLKQMILNENASVVVAESDKRIIASGYAICKKARHYLNHKNYSYLGFMFTDPDFRGKGVNAQIVDELKKWSYTKGLTEIRLTVYSDNLPAIKAYEKVGFKRHMIEMRLE
- a CDS encoding AraC family transcriptional regulator, coding for MLEAINVNVNSSFKVESYNAANNCESTGWHIHPEFELVYVKNGTGCLHVGSKKRDYTNGALIFLGGNIPHADFGNKDHKDSMEIVIQFKKEFLVEKLKVFPELKGIKKLIEKSNQVLIFDEKTKFASWNYFKRFETLDNQGKLINLLSILDYLSKNGSYESLFDTISLNGFKKVEISRLEKTFEYVNNNYHKNISVTEISDRLGYTPNSFCRFFKKMTHQRFISFVNEFRIGKAVELLSENNMAIIEAMYKSGFNDPSYFARQFKKYQGVTPTDYVNKRYPQLLLKDSLL
- the kynU gene encoding kynureninase, with the translated sequence MTFQNSLEFAQFLDAEDALSKYRQEFHYPQVNGKDVIYFTGNSLGLQPKRTQKFVDDVMKDWRELAVEGHFYAEKPWWDYHERLANGLGKVVGAKTQEISVMNTLTVNLHLLMVSFYRPNQKRFKIICEEKAFPSDQYMLQSQVRFHRFDPKEAIVEVKKREGEHSWLVEDILNKIEEVGDELALVLLGGVNYYNGQVFDMKSITQAGKSVGAFVGWDLAHAAGNVELKLHEWNVDFAAWCSYKYMNSGPGNASGIFVNEKHLNRKDIPRFEGWWGTKKETRFLMQPEFDPIETADAWQLSNPPILSIAPYLASLELFDEVGMDALIEKQQKIVSYLEFVLKEIDKEVESSFEIITPKERGCQLSVFLHGEGKTLFDYLMKNGVITDWREPNVIRLAPAPFYSSFVDMYNFGQVLKQGILQK